One genomic region from Bubalus bubalis isolate 160015118507 breed Murrah chromosome 24, NDDB_SH_1, whole genome shotgun sequence encodes:
- the LOC102402970 gene encoding helicase SRCAP isoform X2, giving the protein MQSCPSPAHPQLPILQTQMVSDGMTGSNPVSPASSSSPASSGAGGISPQHIAQDSSLDGPPGPPDGATVPLEGLSLPQPTDLANRGPKWEKSHAEIAEQAKHEAEIETRIAELRKEGFWSLKRLPKVPEPPRPKGHWDYLCEEMQWLSADFAQERRWKRGVARKVVRMVIRHHEEQRQKEERARREEQAKLRRIASAMAKDVRQFWSNVEKVVQFKQQSRLEEKRKKALDLHLDFIVGQTEKYSDLLSQSLNQPLASSKAGSSPCLGSSSAASSPPPPGSRMDDEDGDFQPQEEEEEDDEETIEVEEQQEGNDAETQRREIELLRREGELPLEELLRSLPPQLLGGPSSPSGTPSSHESDTRDGPEEGGEEEPSQVLKVKPPPSVTQRNKQPWHPDEDDEEFTANEDEAEDEEDTIAAEEQLEGEVDHAMELSELAREGELSMEELLQRYAGAYASDASAPGSGSSEEEDEDEVEANSSDGEPEGATEAEEAPQEDSSSQSDSAEEQSEDEDEEHSEEEETSESSESEESESEESEESRSQSQADEEEEEDDDFGVEYLLARDEEQSEADGGSGPPTPGPTTTLGPKKEITDIAAAAESLQPKGYTLATTQVKTPIPLLLRGQLREYQHIGLDWLVTMYEKKLNGILADEMGLGKTIQTISLLAHLACEKGNWGPHLIIVPTSVMLNWEMELKRWCPSFKILTYYGAQKERKLKRQGWTKPNAFHVCITSYKLVLQDHQAFRRKNWRYLILDEAQNIKNFKSQRWQSLLNFNSQRRLLLTGTPLQNSLMELWSLMHFLMPHVFQSHREFKEWFSNPLTGMIEGSQEYNEGLVKRLHKVLRPFLLRRVKVDVEKQMPKKYEHVIRCRLSKRQRCLYDDFMAQTTTKETLATGHFMSVINILMQLRKVCNHPNLFDPRPVTSPFITPGICFSTASLVLRATDVHPLQRIDMGRFDLIGLEGRVSRYEADTFLPQYRLSRRVLLEVATAPDPPPRPKPVKMKVNRMLQPVPKQEGRTVVVVNSPRTPLGPVPVRPPPGPELSAQPSPGPTPPVLPAPLLVSASPSGPPLIPASRPPGPVLLPPLQPNSGPLPQVLPSPLGVLSGTSRPPTPTLSLKPAPPAPVRLSPAPPPGSSNLLKPLTVPPAYAFPNAAATTTSTSTVTAPTTAAPAPAPAPQRLILSPDMQARLPSGEVVSIGQLASLTQRPVASTGGSKPLTFQIQGNKLTLTGAQVRQLAVGQPRPLQMPPTMVNNTGVVKIVVRQAPRDGLTPVPPLAPAPRPPSSGLPAVLTPRPTLPPGRLPTPSLGTARASIPTSTLVRPLLKLVHSPSPEVSASAPGAAPLTISSPLPVPSSLPGPASSPVPVPNSSPLASPVSSTVSIPVSSSLPISVSATLPSPASAPLTIPISAPLPVSASGPTLLTNVTPTLTPVVSAAPGPPSLAPVGASPSASALTLGLASTPSLSPSQAPGHPLLLAPASSHVPGLNSAVAPACSPVLVPASALANPFPATPNPAPAQASLLAPAPTASQALATSLAPMVAPQTAILAPSPAPPLAPLPVLAPSPGPTSVLASSQTSVPVLASSSTPGTPLASASSLGPAPAAALAPSSAQTMVPAPVPSPLPSPASTQTLALPPALASTLGGSSPSQTLSLGTGNPQSPFSAQTLSLTPASSLVPAPAQTLSLAPGPPLGPSQTLSLAPAPTLAPVSPMGPAPAHTLTLAPVSSSASLLAPASVQTLTLSPAQVPVPTLGPAAAQTLALAPASTQSPASQASSLVVSSSGAAPLPVTMVSRLPVSKDEPETLTLRSGPPSPPSTATSFSGPRPRRQPPPPPRSPFYLDSLEEKRKRQRSERLERIFQLSEAHGALAPVYGTEVLDFCTLPQPVASPIGPRSPGPSHPTFWTYTEAARQAVLFPQQRLDQLSEIIERFIFVMPPVEAPPPSLHACHPPPWLAPRQAAFQEQLAHELWPRARPLHRIVCNMRTQFPDLRLIQYDCGKLQTLAVLLRQLKAEGHRVLIFTQMTRMLDVLEQFLTYHGHLYLRLDGSTRVEQRQALMERFNADKRIFCFILSTRSGGVGVNLTGADTVVFYDSDWNPTMDAQAQDRCHRIGQTRDVHIYRLISERTVEENILKKANQKRMLGDMAIEGGNFTTAYFKQQTIRELFDMPLEEPSGSSVPSAPDDEEETVASKQTHILEQALCRAEDEEDIRAATQAKAEQVAELAEFNENDGFTAGEGEEAGRPGAEDEEMSRAEQEIAALVEQLTPIERYAMKFLEASLEEVSREELKQAEEQVEAARKDLDQAKEEVFRLPQEEEEGPGAGDEVSCGTGGGSHRRSKKAKAPERPGTRVSERLRGARAETQGPNHTPVTSTHHTRSTSTPPRCSPARERVPRPAPRPRPPPASAPAAIPAPIPVPISAPIPISAPNPVTMLPVHILPSPPLPSAQIPPPSCSSACTPPPACTPPPAQTPPPAQTSLLTPSSPLLLGLPSVPMSPPVTNLPLGLGPEAELCAQAMASTESLELADTASSETSPITLVPPKDLLPVAVEILPVSEKNLSLTSSAPSPTLAAGSVPNGQEQEVPEPAEATILSVLPDGEEMPMCLSESNRLELPPSAASDEPLPEPLETDKNSEELVEAQIPTSTPEKPQELVSAEATAPSTSSSATSTPEGSSPARPPRRRTSADVEIRGQGAGRPGQPPGPKVLRKLPGRLVTVVEEKELVRRRRQQRGTASTLVPGVSETGTSPGSPSARSMSGPESSPPTSGPCEVAPPSTLPTPTHQPFIARRRIELGLTGGGSSENGEGALLAITPPAVKRRRGRPPKKNRSPADAGRGVDEAPLSTSKGKTNGADPVPGAETLIVAEPVLAPQLIPGPQPLGPQPLGPQPVHRPEPIILSPVEKRRRGRPPKARDLPLPGTTSSPGDGNLESRTQPLPLPPPLPPLPSLLSCPTAAAASTITTLTISTSPPKRKRGRPPKNPPSPRPSQLPVLDRDSSSVLESCGLGKQRQPQGQGESEGSSSDEDGSRPLTRLARLRLEAEGMRGRKSEGSMVVAVIQDDLDLADSGPGGLELTSPVVSLAPKLRSTRLRPGSLVPPLETEKVPRKRAGAPVSSGPGLAKRTRLQPPSPLGPEGSVEESEAEASGEEEEGDGTPRRRPGPRRLGGATTQGDQRILRSSAPPHLAGPTISHRGRKAKT; this is encoded by the exons ATGCAGAGCTGCCCCTCCCCTGCTCACCCTCAGCTCCCAATCTTGCAAACACAG ATGGTGTCGGACGGCATGACAGGCAGCAATCCCGTGTCCCCTGCCTCATCCAGTTCCCCAGCCTCTAGTGGGGCAGGCGGCATCTCCCCCCAGCATATAGCTCAAGATTCCTCTTTGGATGGACCTCCAGGGCCCCCAGATGGTGCCACAGTGCCCTTGGAGGGGCTCAGCTTACCCCAGCCTACTGACCTGGCTAACAGGGGCCCAAAGTGGGAGAAGAGCCATGCTGAAATTGCAGAGCAGGCCAAGCAT GAGGCTGAGATTGAGACTCGAATTGCTGAGCTGCGGAAGGAGGGTTTCTGGTCACTGAAGAGGCTCCCTAAAGTGCCTGAACCTCCCCGCCCCAAGGGCCACTGGGACTATTTGTGTGAGGAGATGCAGTGGCTCTCTGCTGACTTTGCTCAGGAGCGCCGTTGGAAACGGGGTGTTGCCCGTAAG GTGGTGCGAATGGTGATCCGGCACCACGAGGAGCAGCGGCAGAAAGAGGAACGGGCCCGGAGGGAGGAGCAGGCCAAACTGCGCCGAATCGCCTCTGCCATGGCCAAGGATGTTAGGCAGTTTTGGAGCAATGTGGAGAAG GTGGTACAATTCAAGCAACAGTCCCGGcttgaggaaaagaggaaaaaagcccTGGACCTGCACCTGGACTTCATCGTGGGGCAAACTGAGAAGTACTCAGACCTTCTGTCGCAGAGCCTCAACCAGCCGCTAGCCTCCAGCAAGGCTGGTTCTTCCCCTTGCCTTGGCTCTTCCTCGGCTGCCTCTAGTCCTCCACCCCCAGGTTCCCGGATGGATGATGAAG ATGGGGACTTCCAACcccaagaggaggaggaagaggatgatGAGGAGACGATTGAGGTTGAAGAACAGCAGGAAGGCAATGATGCAGAGACCCAGAGGCGTGAGATTGAGCTACTTCGTCGTGAGGGTGAACTGCCACTGGAAGAGCTGCTCCGTTCCCTCCCCCCTCAGCTGCTAGGAGGGCCTTCCAGCCCCTCAGGAACTCCCTCGTCTCATGAGAGTGACACCCGAGATGGTCCTGAAGAAGGGGGTGAAGAAGAACCCTCTCAGGTGTTGAAG GTAAAGCCCCCACCCTCTGTCACACAGCGCAACAAACAGCCTTGGCATCCAGATGAGGATGATGAAGAGTTTACTGCCAATGAGGATGAAG CGGAGGATGAAGAGGATACCATAGCAGCTGAAGAGCAGTTGGAAGGGGAGGTGGATCATGCCATGGAGCTGAGCGAGTTGGCTCGAGAAG GTGAGCTGTCTATGGAGGAGTTACTGCAGCGGTATGCAGGAGCCTATGCGTCTGATGCCTCTGCCCCAGGTTCTGGGAGTAGTGAAGAGGAAGATGAGGATGAAGTTGAGGCTAACAGCTCTGACGGTGAACCAGAGGGGGCCACAGAAGCTGAAGAGGCTCCTCAGGAGGATAGTAGCAGTCAATCAG ACTCTGCTGAGGAACAGAGTGAGGATGAGGATGAGGAACATTcggaagaggaagaaacaagtGAGAGCTCGGAATCAGAGGAATCCGAGTCTGAGGAATCTGAGGAGTCCCGATCACAGAGCCAAGcagatgaggaagaggaggaagatgatGACTTTGGGGTGGAGTACTTGCTTGCCCGGGATGAAGAGCAGAGTGAGGCAGATGGGGGCAGTGgacctcccaccccagggcccacCACCACTCTAGGCCCTAAGAAAGAAATTACTGACATCGCTGCAGCAGCTGAAAGTCTCCAGCCCAAGGGTTATACCTTGGCCACTACCCAG GTGAAGACACCCATCCCCTTGCTCCTGCGGGGCCAGCTCCGAGAGTACCAACACATTGGGCTGGACTGGCTGGTTACTATGTATGAGAAGAAGCTTAATGGCATTCTTGCTGATGAGATGGGGTTAGGCAAGACCATCCAGACCATTTCCCTGCTTGCCCACTTGGCCTGTGAGAAAG GTAACTGGGGTCCCCATTTGATCATTGTCCCCACCAGCGTGATGTTGAACTGGGAGATGGAGCTGAAACGTTGGTGCCCCAGCTTTAAAATCCTTACTTACTATGGAGCCCAGAAAGAGAGGAAGCTCAAGCGGCAG GGCTGGACCAAGCCCAATGCCTTCcatgtgtgtatcacatcttacAAGCTGGTGCTGCAGGACCACCAGGCCTTCCGCCGCAAGAACTGGCGCTATCTTATATTGGATGAGGCTCAGAACATCAAGAACTTCAAGTCACAGCGCTGGCAGTCACTGCTCAACTTCAACAG CCAGAGACGCCTGCTCCTGACAGGAACACCCTTGCAAAACAGCCTCATGGAACTGTGGTCCTTGATGCACTTTTTGATGCCCCATGTCTTCCAGTCTCATCGCGAGTTCAAAGAATGGTTCTCTAACCCCCTAACTGGCATGATTGAGGGCAGCCAAGAATACAATGAAGGTCTAGTCAAGCGTCTTCACAAG GTTTTGCGGCCTTTTTTGCTGCGCCGAGTTAAGGTGGATGTTGAGAAGCAGATGCCTAAAAAGTATGAGCATGTTATCCGCTGCCGGCTCTCCAAGCGCCAGCGCTGTCTTTATGATGACTTCATGGCCCAGACCAC aACTAAGGAGACGCTAGCCACAGGCCACTTCATGAGCGTCATCAACATTCTGATGCAGCTGCGAAAAGTCTGCAATCATCCAAACCTATTTGATCCTCGACCTGTTACCTCCCCCTTCATCACTCCAGGCATCTGTTTCAGCACCGCCTCTTTGGTGCTAAGGGCCACTGATGTGCACCCTCTCCAG CGGATAGACATGGGTCGGTTTGACCTCATTGGCCTGGAGGGTCGTGTCTCTAGATATGAGGCTGACACATTTCTACCCCAATACCGCCTTTCCCGTCGGGTTCTTCTAGAAGTGGCTACTGCTCCtgaccccccaccccggcccaaGCCAGTCAAGATGAAAGTCAACAG GATGCTGCAGCCAGTGCCCAAGCAAGAAGGCCGGACAGTGGTGGTTGTGAACAGTCCACGGACCCCCCTGGGCCCTGTCCCAGTCCGACCCCCTCCAGGCCCTGAActctcagcccagcccagccctggcccaACCCCCCCAGTGCTGCCAGCACCACTGCTGGTGTCAGCCTCGCCTTCCGGGCCCCCACTTATTCCAGCATCCCGGCCTCCTGGCCCTGTTCTTTTGCCCCCACTGCAGCCAAACAGTGGGCCTCTCCCCCAGG TGTTACCATCCCCTCTGGGGGTCTTAAGTGGGACCTCACGGCCTCCCACACCAACCCTGTCCTTGAAGCCGGCCCCACCTGCCCCTGTTCGCCTGAGCCCTGCcccaccaccaggctcctccaacctgTTGAAGCCGCTTACAGTGCCCCCAGCCTATGCGTTCCCGAATGCTGctgccaccaccacctccaccagcaCGGTCACTGCTCCCACTACGGCAGCGCCAGCTCCTGCTCCTGCGCCACAGCGCCTCATCCTGTCTCCCGACATGCAAGCTCGCCTGCCCT CAGGTGAAGTGGTCAGCATCGGGCAGTTGGCCTCACTAACACAACGTCCAGTGGCTAGTACAGGGGGAAGCAAACCTCTCACCTTCCAAATCCAGGGCAACAAGCTGACTTTGACTGGTGCCCAGGTGCGCCAGCTTGCTGTGGGGCAGCCCCGCCCGCTGCAAA TGCCACCAACCATGGTGAATAATACAGGCGTGGTGAAGATTGTAGTGAGACAGGCCCCTCGGGATGGACTGACTCCTGTTCCTCCGTTGGCCCCAGCACCCCGACCTCCAAGCTCTGGGCTTCCAGCTGTGTTGACTCCACGCCCCACATTACCCCCTGGCCGTCTACCCACACCTAGTCTGGGTACTGCCCGGGCTTCCATACCCACATCCACTCTCGTGAGGCCACTTCTCAAGCTGGTCCACAGTCCTTCGCCTGAAGTCAGTG CTTCAGCACCCGGAGCTGCTCCCTTGACcatctcttctcctctccctgtGCCATCTTCACTCCCTGGACCAGCCTCTTCTCCAGTGCCAGTCCCCAACTCCTCTCCCCTTGCTAGTCCTGTGTCTTCTACAGTCTCAATTCCGGTGTCATCTTCACTTCCCATCTCTGTCTCCGCAACTCTTCCTTCCCCAGCCTCAGCTCCACTCACCATTCCCATCTCAGCCCCCTTGCCTGTTTCGGCTTCGGGCCCCACTCTTTTGACTAATGTGACTCCAACACTGACACCGGTTGTCTCAGCAGCCCCTGGACCTCCTTCTTTGGCACCAGTTGGGGCTTCTCCATCAGCGTCAGCCTTGACTCTAGGTTTGGCCTCAACTCCATCCCTGTCCCCATCTCAGGCACCTGGTCACCCTCTATTGTTGGCTCCGGCCTCTTCACATGTTCCAGGGTTGAACTCAGCCGTGGCCCCAGCATGTTCACCTGTCCTGGTGCCGGCTTCTGCTCTGGCCAATCCTTTTCCGGCAACACCAAATCCAGCTCCAGCTcaggcttcccttttggctccaGCACCTACTGCATCTCAGGCTCTGGCCACCTCTCTGGCTCCCATGGTGGCTCCACAGACAGCAATCCTGgctccttctccagctcctcctctggCTCCTCTTCCAGTCCTGGCTCCATCACCAGGTCCTACTTCTGTCCTGGCTTCATCGCAGACTTCGGTTCCAGTTCTGGCTTCATCGTCTACTCCAGGAACGCCTTTAGCCTCAGCCTCCTCATTGGGGCCAGCCCCAGCTGCTGCGTTGGCTCCATCATCAGCTCAAACTATGGTACCAGCCCCAGTTCCATCACCTCTTCCGAGTCCGGCTTCTACGCAGACATTGGCTTTACCCCCCGCTTTAGCATCCACTCTTGGCGGCTCGTCTCCATCTCAGACACTGTCTTTGGGAACTGGGAATCCTCAAAGTCCCTTTTCAGCTCAGACGTTGTCATTGACTCCAGCATCATCCTTAGTACCAGCTCCAGCCCAAACACTGTCTTTAGCACCAGGACCACCATTGGGTCCATCTCAGACGCTGTCTTTGGCTCCAGCACCCACTCTGGCTCCAGTTTCTCCTATGGGCCCAGCCCCAGCTCACACGCTGACTTTGGCTCCAGTATCATCATCTGCTTCACTCCTGGCCCCAGCTTCAGTGCAGACACTGACTTTGAGCCCTGCCCAAGTTCCGGTGCCCACCTTGGGCCCAGCAGCAGCTCAGACTCTGGCATTGGCCCCAGCCTCAACACAGAGCCCAGCTTCCCAGGCATCTTCCCTTGTGGTTTCGTCATCTGGCGCCGCTCCCTTGCCTGTCACCATGGTATCCCGGCTACCTGTTTCCAAGGATGAGCCTGAAACACTGACATTACGCTCTGGtccccccagccctccctccacTGCTACCTCGTTCAGTGGTCCCCGACCTCGACGacagcccccaccaccacctcgtTCCCCTTTCTATCTG gACTCTctggaggaaaagaggaagcGGCAGCGGTCTGAACGCCTGGAACGGATTTTCCAACTTAGTGAGGCTCATGGGGCCCTGGCACCTGTGTATGGGACTGAAGTCTTGGATTTCTGTACCCTGCCCCAACCTGTTGCCAGCCCCATCGGCCCTCGTTCTCCTGGCCCCAGCCACCCCACCTTTTGGACTTATACCGAGGCTGCCCGCCAGGCTGTACTGTTTCCCCAGCAACGACTAGACCAGCTGTCAGAAATCATTGAGAG GTTCATCTTTGTCATGCCTCCTGTGGAGGCACCTCCCCCTTCCTTGCACGCCTGCCACCCACCTCCTTGGCTGGCCCCACGTCAGGCAGCCTTCCAGGAGCAATTGGCTCATGAGCTCTGGCCTCGGGCTCGTCCTCTGCACCGTATTGTATGTAACATGCGTACCCAGTTTCCTGACTTGAGGCTCATCCAGTATGATTGTG GAAAGTTGCAAACGTTGGCAGTGCTGTTGCGACAGCTCAAGGCAGAGGGCCACCGGGTGCTCATTTTCACCCAGATGACCCGAATGCTGGATGTATTGGAGCAGTTTCTCACCTACCATGGGCACCTCTACTTGCGTCTGGATGGGTCGACTAGAGTTGAACAGAGACAG GCTTTGATGGAACGATTCAATGCAGACAAACGCATATTCTGCTTCATCCTTTCAACTCGGAGTGGGGGTGTGGGCGTGAACCTGACGGGGGCAGACACTGTTGTTTTTTATGACAGCGACTGGAATCCTACCATGGATGCTCAGGCCCAGGATCGCTGTCACCGAATTGGCCAGACCCGAGATGTCCACATATATAG GCTTATCAGTGAACGGACAGTGGAAGAGAACATCCTAAAAAAGGCAAATCAGAAGAGAATGTTGGGAGATATGGCTATTGAGGGAGGCAACTTCACCACAGCCTATTTTAAACAG CAGACCATCCGAGAGTTGTTTGATATGCCTCTGGAGGAGCCATCTGGCTCATCTGTACCCTCTGCCCCTGACGATGAGGAGGAGACTGTGGCCAGCAAGCAGACCCATATCCTGGAGCAG GCATTGTGTCGAGCAGAGGATGAAGAGGATATTCGTGCGGCCACCCAGGCCAAGGCTGAGCAGGTGGCTGAGCTTGCAGAATTCAATGAGAATGATGGGTTTACTGCTGGTGAGGGAGAGGAGGCTGGTCGGCCTGGGGCTGAAGATGAGGAAATGTCACGGGCTGAGCAGGAAATTGCTGCCCTTGTAGAACAG CTGACCCCCATTGAGCGCTATGCCATGAAATTCCTGGAagcctccctggaggaggtgagccGAGAGGAGCTCAAGCAGGCAGAA GAGCAAGTGGAAGCTGCCCGCAAGGACCTGGACCAAGCCAAGGAGGAGGTGTTCCGCCTAccccaagaggaggaggaggggccaggggctggggatgaGGTTTCCTGTGGGACTGGTGGAGGCAGCCACCGGCGCAGTAAGAAGGCCAAGGCCCCTGAAAGGCCAGGGACTCGCGTCAGTGAGCGTCTTCGTGGAGCCCGGGCTGAAACTCAAGGGCCAAACCACACTCCTGTCACATCCACCCATCATACCCGCAGCACCTCCACACCCCCTCGCTGCAGCCCTGCTAGGGAACGAGTTCCTCGGCCAGCACCTAGGCCTCGACCCCCTCCAGCTTCAGCTCCTGCTGCAATTCCTGCCCCAATCCCTGTCCCAATCTCTGCCCCAATCCCTATTTCAGCCCCAAACCCAGTAACCATGCTTCCTGTCCATATCTTGCcttctccccctctcccttctGCACAGATTCCTCCTCCCTCTTGTTCTTCTGCCTGTACCCCTCCTCCTGCCTGTACTCCTCCACCAGCTCAAACCCCACCTCCAGCCCAAACTTCTCTCTTaactccttcctctcctcttctgcTTGGCCTACCTTCTGTGCCCATGTCGCCACCAGTCACGAACCTCCCCTTGGGCCTGGGGCCTGAGGCAGAGCTGTGTGCACAAGCAATGGCATCTACTGAGTCCCTGGAGCTGGCTGATACAGCCAGTTCCGAGACTTCCCCAATTACTCTTGTGCCCCCTAAGGATCTGTTGCCAGTTGCTGTTGAGATCCTGCCTGTGTCAGAGAAGAACCTTTCTCTCACCTCTTCTGCACCTAGCCCAACCCTGGCGGCTGGCAGCGTCCCCAACGGTCAAGAGCAGGAGGTACCCGAGCCTGCCGAGGCGACCATCCTCTCAGTGCTGCCTGATGGTGAGGAAATGCCCATGTGTCTGAGTGAGAGCAATAGGCTGGAGCTCCCACCCTCAGCAGCATCTGATGAGCCACTTCCAGAGCCACTGGAGACTGATAAGAACTCGGAAGAGCTGGTGGAGGCCCAGATCCCAACCTCTACTCCAGAGAAGCCACAGGAACTTGTTTCAGCTGAGGCCACAGCCCCATCAACTTCATCCTCGGCCACCTCTACACCTGAGGGTTCTTCGCCAGCCCGGCCCCCTCGGCGTCGTACCAGTGCAGATGTAGAAATTAGGGGTCAAGGGGCTGGTCGGCCAGGGCAGCCTCCAGGTCCCAAAGTGCTTCGCAAGCTGCCAGGACGGCTAGTGACTGTGGTAGAGGAAAAGGAACTGGTGAGGCGTCGGCGACAGCAGCGGGGTACTGCCAGCACCCTTGTGCCTGGGGTCTCTGAGACTGGTACCAGCCCGGGAAGCCCATCAGCCCGCAGCATGTCGGGGCCAGAATCCTCACCTCCCACCAGCGGTCCCTGTGAAGTTGCTCCCCCATCCACACTGCCCACTCCAACCCATCAGCCCTTCATAGCTCGCCGTCGCATTGAGCTGGGGTTAACTGGTGGGGGCAGCTCAGAAAATGGAGAAGGGGCACTGCTTGCCATCACCCCTCCTGCTGTGAAACGTCGGAGGGGGAGGCCCCCCAAGAAGAACAGGTCTCCAGCGGATGCTGGACGAGGGGTGGATGAGGCACCTTTATCCACCTCTAAGGGAAAAACCAATGGGGCCGATCCAGTCCCTGGGGCTGAGACCCTTATTGTTGCGGAGCCTGTCCTTGCACCCCAGCTTATTCCTGGGCCCCAGCCTCTCGGGCCCCAGCCTCTCGGACCCCAGCCAGTTCACAGACCCGAGCCCATCATCCTATCACCTGTGGAGAAAAGAAGGCGTGGGCGGCCCCCTAAGGCCCGAGATCTGCCCCTTCCTGGGACcacttcctctccaggggatgGCAACTTAGAGAGCCGGACACAGCCACTCCCGCTGCCGCCACCCCTGCCGCCACTCCCGTCCCTCCTGTCCTGTCCCACCGCTGCTGCCGCCAGCACTATCACCACTCTCACCATTTCAACGTCCCCACCCAAGCGGAAGCGGGGCCGACCTCCCAAGAATCCACCATCACCTCGGCCCAGCCAGCTCCCTGTCTTGGACCGTGACAGCTCTTCTGTCCTCGAGAGCTGTGGATTGGGGAAGCAGCGGCAACCCCAGGGCCAGGGGGAGAGTGAGGGTAGTTCATCTGATGAGGATGGAAGCCGCCCCCTCACCCGCCTGGCCCGCTTACGTCTGGAAGCAGAGGGAATGCGGGGACGAAAGAGTGAAGGGTCCATGGTGGTGGCTGTAATTCAGGATGACCTGGATTTAGCGGATAGTGGGCCAGGCGGGTTAGAATTGACATCTCCCGTGGTCTCATTAGCTCCAAAACTGCGCTCGACTCGGCTGCGTCCAGGGTCTCTAGTTCCCCCTCTAGAGACTGAGAAGGTGCCTCGCAAACGGGCAGGGGCCCCAGTCAGCAGTGGTCCTGGGCTGGCAAAGCGGACCCGCCTACAGCCCCCAAGTCCCCTGGGGCCTGAGGGCTCAGTAGAGGAGTCTGAGGCCGAAGCCTcaggtgaggaggaggaaggggatgggACCCCACGGCGCCGGCCTGGCCCCCGCCGGCTTGGTGGGGCCACCACCCAAGGGGACCAGCGTATCTTGCGCAGCAGTGCCCCTCCCCACTTGGCTGGCCCTACCATTAGTCACAGAGGCCGCAAGGCCAAGACGTGA